One genomic window of Quercus lobata isolate SW786 chromosome 9, ValleyOak3.0 Primary Assembly, whole genome shotgun sequence includes the following:
- the LOC115960378 gene encoding protein CutA, chloroplastic, producing MVPTLCSRARATSSFSTLLSSSTLRRRLPLVGAAFCVLSFGLSNLCLSSSLKTGCAQSLPFVPLLRSKFGGESPAKSVRTIKMEGSSGNTVPSIVVYVTVPNKEAGKKLAESIVREKLAACVNRVPGIESVYEWKGEIQTDSEELLIIKTRQSLLEALTEHVKANHEYEVPEVISLPITGGNLQYLEWIKNSTRD from the exons ATGGTACCCACGCTCTGTTCCAGAGCCAGAGCAACCTCGTCCTTCTCCACCCTCCTCTCTTCCTCAACACTACGACGCCGTTTACCCCTAGTCGGTGCTGCGTTTTGCGTGCTCAGCTTTGgcctctccaatctctgcctctcTTCTTCTCTCAAAACGGGTTGTGCTCAGTCTCTCCCTTTTGTCCCTCTCTTACG ATCTAAGTTTGGAGGTGAATCGCCAGCTAAGAGTGTACGTACTATTAAAATGGAAGGTAGTAGTGGCAACACTGTGCCCAGCATCGTTGTCTATGTAACTGTCCCTAACAAAGAAGCag GTAAGAAGTTGGCTGAAAGCATTGTTAGAGAGAAACTTGCAGCATGTGTAAACCGAGTACCAG GTATTGAATCAGTGTATGAGTGGAAGGGAGAG ATCCAGACAGATTCCGAGGAACTTCTTATAATCAAGACTAGGCAGTCCCTTTTAGAAGCTCTGACAGAGCATGTCAAGGCAAACCATGAATATGA gGTGCCAGAAGTAATTTCTCTGCCCATAACTGGTGGCAATCTTCAGTATCTAGAGTGGATCAAAAACAGCACGAGGGACTGA
- the LOC115960379 gene encoding 14-3-3-like protein B: MATSIPENLTRDQYVFLAKLAEQAERYEEMVQFMQKLVLTSTPASELTVEERNLLSVAYKNVIGSLRAAWRIVSSIEQKEEGRKNEEHVALVKEYRSKVESELSDICASILNLLESNLVPSASASESKVFYLKMKGDYHRYMAEFKVGDERKAAAEDTMLSYKAAQDIALADLAPTHPIRLGLALNFSVFYFEILNQSDKACSMAKQAFEEAIAELDTLGEESYKDSTLIMQLLRDNLTLWTSDAQDQLDEP; encoded by the exons ATGGCGACGAGCATCCCCGAAAACCTAACCAGAGACCAGTACGTGTTCCTAGCAAAGCTAGCTGAACAAGCTGAGCGCTACGAAGAGATGGTCCAGTTCATGCAAAAGCTAGTCCTGACCTCAACACCAGCTTCGGAGCTCACAGTCGAAGAGCGAAACCTGCTCTCAGTGGCTTACAAAAACGTGATCGGCTCGCTCAGAGCCGCGTGGCGTATCGTGTCCTCGATTGAGCAAAAAGAAGAGGGTCGGAAGAACGAGGAGCATGTGGCGCTCGTTAAGGAGTACAGATCTAAAGTCGAGTCCGAACTGTCTGATATCTGTGCTAGTATTCTTAATCTTCTCGAGTCGAACCTCGTACCCTCGGCTTCGGCGAGTGAGTCTAAGGTGTTTTATTTGAAGATGAAGGGTGATTATCATAGGTACATGGCTGAGTTTAAGGTTGGTGATGAGAGAAAAGCCGCGGCTGAGGATACTATGTTGTCTTACAAGGCTGCTcag GATATTGCACTCGCGGATCTTGCTCCAACACATCCAATAAGGTTGGGTCTAGCTCTCAATTTCTCTGTGTTCTACTTCGAGATTCTCAATCAGTCAGATAAGGCTTGCAGTATGGCTAAACAG GCATTTGAGGAAGCCATTGCTGAGCTAGACACTTTGGGTGAAGAATCATACAAGGATAGCACCCTTATCATGCAACTTTTAAGGGACAATCTCACTCTTTGGACCTCTGATGCACAG GACCAGTTAGACGAGCCATAG
- the LOC115960376 gene encoding pentatricopeptide repeat-containing protein At5g18475: MNFMAVSIGRRCWFSSSPPSACSSSLPWISPLQMLKAALPKPDPPPETTTTTIDTRRKPKYISHESAINLIKRERDPKHALEIFNMVAEQNGFNHNGATYATILDKLARSKKFEAIDAVLHQMTYETCKFHEGVFLNLMKHFSKSSLHERVLKMFYAIQPYVREKPSLKAISTCLNLLVESNQINLAREFLLHTKKSLNLRPNTCIFNILVKHHCKSRDLESAFEVVNEMKKSKISYPNLITYSTLMDGLCESGRLKEAIDLFEEMVSKDQILPDALTYNILINGFCRGGKVDRARKVMEFMKSNGCSPNVFNYSALMNGFCKEGRVQEAKELFHEMKSSGLKPDTIGYTTLINCFCRAGKIDEATELLKEMKERECRADTVTFNVILKGLCGEGKFEEALDMLEKLPYDGVYLNKASYRIVLNFLCQKGELKRATELLDLMLGRGFVPHYATSNELLFHLCKANMADDAAIAMFGLVEMGFKPEPDSWAHVLELVCRERRLLSAFELLDELVC, translated from the coding sequence atgaattttatGGCAGTATCTATTGGTAGGCGCTGCTGGTTCTCCTCCTCTCCTCCATCAGCATGCTCATCTTCACTTCCATGGATCTCTCCTCTTCAAATGTTGAAAGCTGCATTGCCCAAACCAGACCCTCCACCCGAAACCACTACTACAACAATAGATACTCGGAGGAAACCCAAGTATATCTCTCACGAATCTGCCATCAACTTAATCAAACGTGAGAGAGATCCAAAACATGCTCTTgaaatatttaacatggtagcAGAGCAAAACGGATTTAATCACAATGGCGCCACTTATGCTACTATCCTCGATAAGCTGGCACGGTCCAAGAAGTTTGAAGCCATTGATGCTGTTCTGCATCAGATGACTTATGAAACTTGCAAATTTCATGAGGGTGTATTCCTTAATCTCATGaagcatttttcaaaatcctCTCTGCATGAAAGAGTGCTCAAGATGTTCTATGCCATCCAGCCATATGTTCGTGAGAAGCCATCTCTCAAAGCCATCAGCACTTGTCTCAATCTCCTAGTTGAATCAAACCAGATTAATTTAGCACGAGAGTTTCTCTTGCATACAAAGAAGAGTCTCAACTTGAGGCCAAATACCTGCATTTTTAACATCTTGGTTAAGCACCATTGCAAGAGCAGGGATCTTGAATCTGCATTTGAAGTTgttaatgaaatgaaaaagtCAAAGATTTCCTATCCTAATTTGATTACGTACTCAACCCTGATGGATGGTCTTTGTGAAAGTGGAAGACTTAAAGAAGCTATTGACCTGTTTGAGGAAATGGTCTCAAAGGATCAGATCTTGCCTGATGCCTTAACTTACAATattttgatcaatgggttttgcCGTGGAGGGAAAGTTGACCGGGCTAGGAAGGTAATGGAATTTATGAAGAGCAATGGATGCAGTCCCAATGTATTCAATTACTCAGCCCTGATGAATGGGTTTTGCAAGGAGGGAAGAGTGCAAGAGGCCAAGGAACTTTTTCATGAGATGAAGAGCTCTGGTCTGAAACCTGATACGATTGGCTACACTACTTTAATCAATTGCTTCTGTAGAGCTGGGAAAATTGATGAAGCCACAGAGTTACTcaaagagatgaaagaaagagaatgtAGAGCTGATACTGTGACTTTCAACGTGATACTTAAAGGACTATGCGGAGAAGGTAAGTTTGAGGAGGCACTTGATATGCTTGAGAAACTTCCTTATGATGGTGTTTATCTGAACAAAGCAAGTTACCGGATTGTGTTGAATTTCTTGTGCCAAAAAGGTGAGTTGAAGAGGGCAACAGAGTTGTTGGATTTGATGTTGGGTAGGGGCTTTGTACCACATTACGCAACTTCAAATGAGTTGCTGTTTCACCTTTGCAAGGCTAATATGGCAGATGATGCAGCTATTGCAATGTTTGGATTAGTAGAGATGGGATTTAAACCAGAGCCTGACTCATGGGCTCATGTGCTTGAATTGGTTTGCAGAGAAAGGAGGCTGTTATCTGCATTTGAACTGCTTGATGAACTGGTATGTTAG
- the LOC115960380 gene encoding sm-like protein LSM3A, protein MASEEDSAVKEPLDLIRLSLDERIYVKLRSDRELRGKLHAYDQHLNMILGDVEEIVTTVEIDDETYEEIVRTTRRTVPFLFVRGDGVILVSPPLRTT, encoded by the exons ATGGCGAGCGAGGAAGATAGCGCTGTGAAGGAGCCATTGGATCTCATCAGACTCAGCCTCGATGAGCGCATCTACGTCAAGCTCCGATCCGACCGTGAACTCCGCGGCAAACTCCat GCCTATGATCAGCACTTGAATATGATTCTTGGTGATGTTGAAGAAATTGTGACCACTGTAGAAATTGATGATGAAACTTATGAAGAGATTGTTCGG ACTACAAGGCGCACGGTGCCATTCCTTTTTGTTAGAGGAGATGGTGTGATATTGGTTTCCCCGCCACTAAGGACAACTTGA
- the LOC115958888 gene encoding uncharacterized protein LOC115958888, translating into MMWDEWDDNVNTDHEQSDRHQDSHLNFDFLSALSKPKDYYKILEVDYDATDDTIRSNYIRLALKWHPDKQKDQDSSTSRFQDINEAYQVLSDPVKRIEYDKKGMLYVYDYNIIEYLNRYKGLILTCNGLGLRHSIW; encoded by the exons atgatgtGGGACGAGTGGGACGACAACGTAAACACCGACCACGAACAATCCGACCGACACCAAGACTCCCACCTTAATTTCGATTTCCTCTCTGCCTTGTCTAAACCCAAG gATTACTATAAGATATTGGAGGTGGATTATGATGCTACGGACGATACCATTCGGTCCAATTATATCCGCCTAGCTCTG AAATGGCACCCGGATAAGCAAAAAGACCAGGACAGTTCCACTTCCAGATTTCAAGATATAAATGAGGCATATCAGg TCCTGAGTGATCCTGTCAAAAGAATAGAATATGACAAGAAAGGGATGCTTTACGTCTATGATTATAATATAATT GAATATCTCAACCGTTACAAAGGCCTTATATTAACATGCAATGGTCTTGGGTTAAGGCATTCAATTTGGTAA